Below is a window of Lujinxingia litoralis DNA.
CAAAGCGCGCCACCTGGCCCACCTGACGCATCGCCACCAGCACCTCACGACGCAGCCCCCCCTCCACGTCACGCTCCAGAAGCTCCATATCGGTGGGCACTCCGGGCAAGAGCACCCGCTGCTCTCGGCGGACTGCCTGCCCTTCTTCGGAGAGTTCAAAGACGCCCAGCCCGGCGAGCTGCGACGTTCTCAGGACCATGGCCGAAGCGTCGGCGGTGAAAAGCGCTTGCTGATCGCGCGGCGGAAAGTCCTCGTTCGAAGCTCCCAGGTCCAGGGTGGGCACGAAGCGATCGGCTTTGATCTCGTCAAACGCCAGCCGGCTGATGCCTTCCTCTCCCACCACAAACCCGAAGCGCCCGTCTTCGCTAAAGCGAATCGACTCGATCTGGCGCGTGACCGAAAGTCGGTAGACCTGATCCTCCCCCGGCGCATCGCCCAACGCGATGAGCGCCATGGCCTGCAGCGAAATCGCCCCGCCCTGCACCGGCAGCTCCAGCTCCGGATCGATGTAGGCCAGGGCGTAACGCCCCCCGGGAGCCACCGCCAGCTGATTGACCTCGCGGGGCACACGCAGCACCCGCACATCCGGGCGCTCCGCGGCATCGCGCAGATCGGCGCGAACCACCGCCACCGTCGACGTTCCCTCGCTCCAGACGTAGGCGACCGCCCCCACCCCCGCAACCTCGGCCGCCACCACCGCCCGGGGATTGAGCCCGACCTGAATCGGCTCCACCGCGAAGGTCTCCCCATCGATAAGCGCGATCTGATCTCCGCCCTCGCGCCCGCCCGGCACAAAGATGTAGCGCTCGGTCGCGGCCACCCGCTCCACGATCGCCTCTTCGATCTCCGGCTCCGGTTCGGGCTGCGGGTCGGGAGCACCGGGCTCCCCGCCCATATCGGAGTCCTCGCCGGCGCCCGTATGATCGTCGGACCCTCCCGGGTCCGGTTCATCGTAGCTCCCGCCGCAGCTCAGCAACCCGACGCAGAGCAGCACCACCATCGTCCGGAGCGCGCTCCCCCGGAATCTAACCCTTGTTTTATATAGGTTCATACGACCTCCCTTCCTCCGCCCATCCGCCCCGCATATCGGAACGCCGGCGGCAAGCTCTTCCGCTGTCACGCTTAAAAAGCAAAAGCCGGGCCATAAGGCCCGGCTCCCTATCTCACGTTCACCACGGAGCTGGATTCGTAGCAGGTCTACTCCACTACCGGACAAACCCGTATCCCGGCACACCCGACCTCCGCGCCAGAACCCGCCCGACTAGAAGCGCACCCGCACCTGGGCACCGGCCTGCTGCGCTCCGATCACCGGGGAGAACACCACCGGCGCCTCTTGCTCCTCACGGCTGCTGAGCACGACCCAGGCAATACCTCCGGCCGTGGCCACCGCGCTGAGCGCATAGAGCGTGGGCACTCCCCAGCGAGCCCGCTCCACGCTGGCAACGAGCTCGTCGTAACGCGCCCGATCGCGCCCGGCCTGCGCAACCTCTTCCAACTCATCAAAATCACTGCGGCTGCCCAGATACCACACACTGGCCCCCACCAGTCCGACCACGCCCACCGAAGTAAGCGCCCAGCCGCCGATCGCCCCACCGCCCCCGTCCACCGCACCAACCGGGGAGGCACCGACGGCCAGCGCAACATCTTCCCCTTCTTCCTCCGCCCGCGCCTGAGCCAGGCGAGCCCACAAAGCCTGCCCCTCCGCCGCGGAATCCTCCTGCCAGTGAGGCTCCCCGACCTCCAGGTGGGTGCGCGCAGCGTCGAGTTCCCCGGCCTCCAGCTCCCGGCCGGCCAACACCAGGGAGCAATCTGCGTACACCGCGCTCACGTCTTTCAGATCATCGGCGGTCGCCTCACCGCTGGCCTCAAACTCCGAGGCCAGCTCCATCGAGCGTGCGCAATCTTCGAGCAGATAACGCGAGATCATCTCGTTCTTGAGCAAAACCGGCTGCGGATAGGCCCGGTACGCCTCACGGTAGGTCTCGGCGGCCTCCGCCAGCTCTCCGGCGTCATAGTGGGCCTGGGCCCGGGCACTCAGACGCAACATCTCCTGATAGGCGTCGTCCTGCTGGGCAAAAGCACTCGACGCGCTAAGCATCACCAGAGCCGCACTGAGCATCCCAAACACGCCACGCTTCGTCCCCTTATGTCGCATCACCATACGTCCTCGTTCAGCTGCTCAGCGACCGGGTAAGGTCAACCGGGCCGGTTCTTCGGTAGATTCGGGCGCTTCGCTCTTCTTGAGGCGTCGCGCCCCCTCCAGACGCAAACGCGCAGGCTCGGTAAGAGCCTCCTGGACGCCATCGCTTTTTGAAGACGTCGTACTCGTGTGCCGGTCCCTTTGAAGACGCGATGCAGCCTCCTTGCTCGCCTGTTTCGATGCCGCCTCGGGGGGCTCTTCGCCGGGCGCCTCATCCTCGACGGCCACCTCCCTCAGACCACGCTCTTCCAGTGCTCCCGCACCGGCGCCCTTGGAGCTGGGCTCCTCATCTTCGACGTTCATCGCTGGCGATGACGCCTTCTCGCCAGCCGCCTTCTGCGTCACTTCCACCCCAGATGCCGGCCCGCTCCCCCCTTCCACCTGCGCCCCCTCGCCGAGCCGCTCCGAGTCATCACTCTCTCCAGTTGATTGCCACAAAAGCCCCACTCCCAGCAGCAGCACCACTGCAACGCCCACAATCCAGACCATCGGCGATGCGCGTCGCTCATCATCCGACATCTCCGGCCAGGTATCAGGAGCCTGAGGCACACTCTCGTCAACGCCTCCGGAACTCAGTCCCGAAGCCACACCGACACCGACCGGACGCAGGCCCGCCTCGCGATCGGCGGCAGCTCCAGCACCCTCGTTTGTCTCCGCCAGCAGCTCCGCCTCGGACCTGGCCGAGTCCTTCTTCTCCCAGGTCTGCGCCGCAGCCAGCGTAGGCGCAATTCCAAATTCCAGCGCGGTATGCTGAGGGTCGCTCGCCATCACCTCCGGCGCCTTAGCGGCCTTCTCCCCACGTAGACTCACCACCTGCGTCAACGCCGTCGCGTCGCTTGTCTGCAGCACCACCCGATCCAGCGCCTCGCCCAGCGCCTGACAACTCTCAAAGCGCTCCGTGGGCTCCTTCTTAAGGCAGCGCATCACAATCGCGCGCAACGCATCCGGAAGATCGCTGCGCTCCATCGGCGGCACCTCCTCATTGAGGTGCAACATCACCGTCTCAATCGGTGAATCCGCCAGAAAAGGCAGCCGCCCCTCAATCAGCTCGTAGAGAATCACGCCGATCGAGTAGATGTCGGAGGCAAAGGTCACATTTAGTTTGGCCCGAATCTGCTCCGGACTCATGTAGGGCGGCGTGCCGAACATCTGTCCCATCCGGGTCAGCCGACTCTGCTCATCGGCTTCATCGTCTTCGGCAATCCGCGCGATGCCAAAGTCGAGCACCTTCACCTCCAGCTTCCCGCTCTCGGTGATGGCGATCATGATGTTGTCAGGCTTTAAATCGCGGTGGATGATCTTCTGGCTATGCGCATGACCGATCGCGCTGACCACCTGTCGCGCCACCTCCAGCACATCCTCCAGCGTCAACTGTTGCCCGGCCCACTTCTCCAGCGAATGCCCACGCACGTACTCAAAGATCGCGTAGAGCGCCTCGATCTCCGCCTCGTAGCCAAACTCGTAGAGCATCACGCAGCCGGGATGGCTGAGCCTGCCGATCGCCCGTGCTTCGATCTCAAAACGCCGCCGTATCGCCTCGTCTTGAGCCAGAGAGCGATGCAGGAGCTTGACCGCCACCTCCCGCTCAATGGTCTGATGACGCGCCAGATACACCGCGCCCATGCCACCGGCACCCAGCTCGCGCTCCAGCAGATACTTGCCATCAACAAGGGTCCCCACAAGGGAGGGGGAAGATGTCCCTGGAAGGTGCGTCATCAGGAGCGTTCTCGCGGGCCACTGGAACAACGGCGCCCGGAGGCGCCAGGGAGCGGGTGAACTGGCCGCGCGGTGTGCAAACATCCCGAGCCAGAGAGTGCTACCTTCAGATTTTGCACGACGGCCTTGCAAAGTAAAGTAAAGCCCCCCCGCCCGCTCTTGGACCATCGCTCGCCAACGTCGCTACATCGCCGCTCGCCCCGGCCATCGCCAGCCCATCATTTCCCCGCGCACGGCCCCCGCCTTGACCCCTCTTGCAGCGATCACTATGCTCCCGCGTCATCAACCACAGCTCTGCTGCTCTGGCACAGCTCAGGTCTCCCGGCCACGCGCCTCGGGAGACTTCCACAGCCCTCGATCCCTCCGGTTTGTTCATGTCACACCCTTCCTTGCTCTCTCGTTACGCCGGGCTGGCCCTGACGGGCCTGTGCTCCACGATGCTTCTGGCATGCAACAATAATACCCAGCCCGAAGAACCGATCTTTGTCATCGAAGAACCCGACCCGGTCTGCGATGGCTACATCGAGTTGCCCATCGATGCCGACGCGCTGGCCGCGGTGCCCGATGGTGAGATTGGCACCATCACGCTGGTCGATAGCTTCGCCGTCGAACACCCCGAGGGTCGGAGCCAGGAACTCTGCGTGAACGTGCCCGAGAATGTGCTCTCACTGGCCATCACCGTCGAAGGACATAACCGCGACACCCTGACGCTGGGCAGCTGGCTGGGACCGGACTCCTTCCCCATTGTGCGCTCGGGCTGGAACACCGCCGAACAGATCTGCACCGACTGCAACAACCGCATCGCCTCCCATATTGGCGCCTTCGCCGCACTCGCCCCCAACAGCCCGGACTCCCACGTGGAGCCCGGCCGACACATCTTTACGATCGACGCCGGACGCGCTGCGAATGCATTCAGCCAGCCCAATCCCATCAGCGGTAGCGCCCGGGTCAGCGTCCACGCCAAAGTCGTCGGCGGCGAAGTTCCCGAGAGCGGCACCCTCGATCTGAACATCTTCTTCAGCGGCTCCAACGGCTGGACTGCCGCCAGCGCCCCGGGAGACGCCGACTTCCAGCAGATGCTCGATGAGGTACGCGAGATCTACGCGCAAATTGATATTGAGATCGGCGAAATTGCCTACCTCGATGTGGAGGAAGAGTTCCAGGACGTCAGCGATGTGACCGCCACCGATGGTGAGCTGGCTCGCCTCCTGGCCAACTCCGAGCGCGCCCCCCTCGACGGACCAAGCCTCTTTATGGTCGACCGACTGCGCAGCCCTTTTGATGGCATGGGCGGCGGCGTACTGGGCATCGCCGGAGGCATCCCGGGCCCGGTCCACGTCAAGGGCACCGTCGCCAGCGGCGTGGCCGTGACCACCAACGAAATCCCCGGCGGCCCACCCATCTCCCACGTCTTCGCTCACGAGCTGGGACATTACCTGGGACTCTTCCACACCTCGGAACAGAACCTCTTCGGGGGCCCGCAGATGCATGACCCGCTGCCCGACACCCCGAACAACGACGAGAGCTTCCTGATGCACGCCACCGGCGGTGGCGACACCCTCTCCCCCTGGCAGGGCATTGTGATTCGCAACAACCCCTGGGTGAAACCCTGAGACGCGTCTCGTCCACCGGCCTGTTCCTCCCGCATCTTCTGGAGACACCTATGCGCAGCATCCTGATTCAGCTTCTCATCGCCTCAGCCCTGCTTCTGGGCATGGCCTCTCCGGCCCTGGCTCAACACCAGCACCCGCACGAGGTCGACGCTGACTTTGAGGACTTCCTCAACACCATTGACGCCTTGCCCACGCCCGAACTCTTTGCAAAATGGCCCGACGCCGAGCAACGCCTCCTCAACGTCGCCCGCGACACCGAGGAAAGCGTCTACCGCCGCTGGCGGGCCACCTCGATGCTCTCCAACTTCGAGACCCCGGCGGTACGCACGGCCCTTTTGACACTGACCACCGATGCCGCCGAAGATCTACGCGGCATGGCGCTGTTGGTCCTCGGCGCGCGCTTCCTCAAAGGGGGAGATGCCGAAGTCCTTGCCGCCATTGAGGCCCGTCTCAGCGATGCCGACGCCTCGGTCCGCCGCGACGCCGTCCGGGCCCTGGCCTACGGCCATGGCCCTCAAATCGAGGCTCGCCTCAGCGCCATCGCCCTGGGTGATGATCCCGGCATGGCCCGCATTGCCTCTCGCGCCCTGAACGAAAAAGCAACAGATACGCAATAAACACAATCACTTAACACACACGCCACCCCCAAAGCGCTCGATGCGCTGCGGGGGTGAGGTGTATCTGGGGCTTAGCTGCGCTCTTCCAACTTACGCGCTTCCTTGCGCATCCCCTGCTGCGTGAAAATCGCATCATCAATGGGCACATCAAAGCGCAGGTCCTCATACTCCATCCGCGTAAACTCCTCGGGCGCATCGGCCGGCACCACCTCCACACGATGCGGAATCGGGCGACCATCGACCTCCTTGACCTCGCTGAAGGTGATCGTGCGCACCGCCTCCTCGCCATCGAAGTAGACGGCCTCCATCGGCGTCCACTCCTCGGCATCCAGCGTGTAGAGGATGCGCGAGTACGTCACCGGCACGCCTTCTTTGGGCACCATGGACGCCTCCAACACCCGCTCGCCATCGCGCTCGCCCCAGGAAAGCTCCACATCAAAGTCATCCTCGTAACGTGACTCCCGGACCAAATCGTCGTTGGTCAGATGGCTCCCCATCCAATCCTCCGAGAGCATCCCGGAGGGCACCCGCATCAGCCGATCGGCGCGCGGGGCGTAGTTCCACAACCCCTCGTCGGCGCGCAGCGTGGCGGTGCCGGCCTCCCGGGCCGGCGCCGTGATCACAAACAACCCCTTATCCTCTCCCTCGCTGAAACCCCGCACGCTCAGCCGGCGCTCCTGACCTTCGCGCTTGATCGTCATCGTCATCTCCGACTCCGCGCTTTTAGAGCGATAGAGCCGGTCCAGATGGCTGTTAACCTCGTCCACCGTCGGCAACTTTGGCGCATCCTCCTGCGCGCCCGGCGCAGACACAACCCAAAGCGCCAGCACCAGCATCACCGCCGCCATCGTCCACACCCTGCGATTGAACTTCGCCATAACGTCCTCCCGAGCATCGCGCTCGGCTTATGGATCTCCAACGGGCTCAGTTCAAACCTAAGGAC
It encodes the following:
- a CDS encoding serine/threonine-protein kinase, which produces MTHLPGTSSPSLVGTLVDGKYLLERELGAGGMGAVYLARHQTIEREVAVKLLHRSLAQDEAIRRRFEIEARAIGRLSHPGCVMLYEFGYEAEIEALYAIFEYVRGHSLEKWAGQQLTLEDVLEVARQVVSAIGHAHSQKIIHRDLKPDNIMIAITESGKLEVKVLDFGIARIAEDDEADEQSRLTRMGQMFGTPPYMSPEQIRAKLNVTFASDIYSIGVILYELIEGRLPFLADSPIETVMLHLNEEVPPMERSDLPDALRAIVMRCLKKEPTERFESCQALGEALDRVVLQTSDATALTQVVSLRGEKAAKAPEVMASDPQHTALEFGIAPTLAAAQTWEKKDSARSEAELLAETNEGAGAAADREAGLRPVGVGVASGLSSGGVDESVPQAPDTWPEMSDDERRASPMVWIVGVAVVLLLGVGLLWQSTGESDDSERLGEGAQVEGGSGPASGVEVTQKAAGEKASSPAMNVEDEEPSSKGAGAGALEERGLREVAVEDEAPGEEPPEAASKQASKEAASRLQRDRHTSTTSSKSDGVQEALTEPARLRLEGARRLKKSEAPESTEEPARLTLPGR
- a CDS encoding HEAT repeat domain-containing protein; protein product: MRSILIQLLIASALLLGMASPALAQHQHPHEVDADFEDFLNTIDALPTPELFAKWPDAEQRLLNVARDTEESVYRRWRATSMLSNFETPAVRTALLTLTTDAAEDLRGMALLVLGARFLKGGDAEVLAAIEARLSDADASVRRDAVRALAYGHGPQIEARLSAIALGDDPGMARIASRALNEKATDTQ
- a CDS encoding outer membrane lipoprotein-sorting protein, with amino-acid sequence MAKFNRRVWTMAAVMLVLALWVVSAPGAQEDAPKLPTVDEVNSHLDRLYRSKSAESEMTMTIKREGQERRLSVRGFSEGEDKGLFVITAPAREAGTATLRADEGLWNYAPRADRLMRVPSGMLSEDWMGSHLTNDDLVRESRYEDDFDVELSWGERDGERVLEASMVPKEGVPVTYSRILYTLDAEEWTPMEAVYFDGEEAVRTITFSEVKEVDGRPIPHRVEVVPADAPEEFTRMEYEDLRFDVPIDDAIFTQQGMRKEARKLEERS